From Hylaeus volcanicus isolate JK05 chromosome 2, UHH_iyHylVolc1.0_haploid, whole genome shotgun sequence, the proteins below share one genomic window:
- the LOC128872105 gene encoding ribose-phosphate pyrophosphokinase 1 isoform X1 — translation MPVSQPVRAKSLLRANLENSRGRLLQSRMPNIKVFSGTSHPDLAQRIVDRLGIDIGKVVTKKFSNLETCVEIGESVRGEDVYIVQSGSGEVNDNLMELLIMINACKIASASRVTAVIPCFPYARQDKKDKSRAPISAKLVANMLSVAGADHIITMDLHASQIQGFFDIPVDNLFAEPAVLKWIKENIVEWRNSIIVSPDAGGAKRVTSIADRLNVEFALIHKERKKANEVASMVLVGDVKDRVAILVDDMADTCGTICHAAEKLLEAGATKVYAILTHGIFSGPAISRINNACFEAVVVTNTIPQDGHMKDCPKIQCIDVSMMFAEAVRRTHNGESVSYLFSNVPY, via the exons ATGCCTGTGTCCCAGCCAGTGCGTGCTAAGAGTTTGTTACGCgcaaatttagaaaattctcgCGGACGACTTTTGCAGAGCAGGATGCCAAACATCAAAGTGTTCAGCGGCACATCGCATCCAGATTTGGCACAACGTATCGTCGACAGGCTCGGTATCGACATCGGGAAGGTTGTCACCAAGAAATTCAGCAACCTCGAAACATG TGTCGAGATAGGAGAATCTGTTCGAGGAGAAGATGTATACATTGTACAAAGTGGAAGTGGAGAAGTAAATGACAATTTAATGGAATTGTTGATCATGATCAATGCATGTAAAATTGCATCTGCATCTCGAGTCACTGCTGTAATTCCTTGTTTCCCGTATGCTAGACAAGATAAGAAGGATAAG agtCGTGCACCAATTTCGGCAAAATTAGTAGCAAACATGCTATCGGTAGCAGGAGCTGATCACATCATTACAATGGATTTGCATGCTAGTCAAATTCAAGGCTTTTTCGACATTCCAGTTGACAACCTATTTGCTGAACCTGCTGTCCTAAAATGGATTaaggaaaatattgttgaatGGCGAAACAGTATTATTGTTTCTCCAGATGCTGGGGGTGCTAAAAG AGTCACATCTATTGCTGATCGATTAAACGTTGAATTTGCACTTATAcataaagagagaaaaaaagcaaACGAGGTTGCTAGTATGGTGCTAGTTGGAGATGTAAAAGACAGAGTCGCCATTTTAGTAGATGATATGGCTGATACTTGTGGTACTATTTGTCATGCAGCAGAAAAACTCCTAGAAGCTGGAGCAACAAAAGTCTATGCGATATTAACACACGGTATCTTTAGCGGGCCAGCAATTAGTAGAATTAATAATGCTTGCTTTGAAGCTGTTGTAGTAACAAACACCATTCCTCAAGATGGCCACATGAAGGATTGCCCAAAGATACag TGTATTGATGTATCAATGATGTTTGCTGAAGCTGTAAGGCGGACTCACAATGGTGAATCTGTATCGTACCTGTTTTCAAATGTACCGTATTAG
- the LOC128872108 gene encoding metallophosphoesterase MPPED2 isoform X1, which produces MGFRGLAPGRESNNEYCSAPRSMKIEIHPLTDNPTAAWRELSQQQKVININAKLPTTEAPNDKLRVVCMSDTHSLTPFIKFDIPMGDVFVHAGDFTKCGSLQEVIEFNNWIGNLPHKYKIVIAGNHELSFDSTFTHPFSMQTSGDRQKHTGTSILDTIPTLGMSKDTLAEAIQTTNVKDYLTNCTYLEDSGITIHGIKIYGTPWQPEFCKWAFNVPRGEPCLLKWEMIPSDTDILITHTPPVGHGDLCCSGVRAGCVELLSTVQNRVQPKYHVFGHIHEGYGISSDGKIIYINASTCDLNYLPSNPPVVFDVTLPPGHCKS; this is translated from the exons atggggTTCCGGGGGCTAGCCCCTGGTCGTGAGAGCAACAACgagtactgcagcgcaccacGCAG CATGAAGATAGAGATACATCCACTGACAGACAATCCTACAGCAGCTTGGCGTGAATTGTCACAACAGCAGAAAGTCATTAACATAAATGCTAAACTTCCAACAACCGAAGCTCCAAATGATAAG CTTCGTGTCGTTTGTATGAGTGATACTCATTCTTTAACACCATTCATTAAGTTTGATATACCGATGGGAGATGTCTTTGTTCATGCTGGAGATTTTACAAAATGTGGTAGTTTACAGGAAGTTATAGAGTTTAATAATTGGATTG gtAATTTGccacataaatataaaattgttattgcTGGTAATCATGAACTTAGTTTCGATTCAACATTTACTCATCCCTTTTCCATGCAAACCAGTGGCGATCGTCAAAAGCACACAGGGACCAGTATTTTGGACACAATACCTACATTAGGAATGTCCAAAGATACGTTGGCAGAAGCTATACAAACCACTAATGTTAAAGATTATTTGACAAATTGTACTTATTTAGAGGATTCTGGAATTACAATACATGGAATAAAAATCTATGGTACTCCAtg gCAACcagaattttgtaaatggGCGTTTAATGTACCTCGTGGAGAACCGTGCCTTTTAAAGTGGGAGATGATACCATCGGATACCGATATTCTTATTACGCACACACCTCCTGTAGGTCACGGAGATTTGTGCTGTAGCGGTGTACGAGCTGGATGTGTAGAATTATTGTCCACGGTACAGAACCGAGTTCAACCAAAATATCATGTTTTTGGTCATATACACGAAG GATATGGTATCTCGTCCGACGgaaagataatatatataaatgcatcaaCATGTGATCTAAATTATTTGCCAAGTAATCCACCTGTAGTTTTTGATGTAACACTGCCACCTGGTCATTGTAAATCATAA
- the LOC128872109 gene encoding ubiquitin-conjugating enzyme E2-22 kDa: MANIAAQRIKREFKEVIKSEEVAKCAINVELVNDSLTELKGEIAGPPDTPYEGGNFVLEIKVPETYPFNPPKVRFITKIWHPNISSVTGAICLDILKDQWAAAMTLRTVLLSLQALLSAAEPDDPQDAVVAKQYKEHPEMFRQTAKHWTFVYAGGPAKMPDLDDKIRRLTDMGIEEHNARVALSSYNWDLERATEQLFS, from the exons ATGGCGAACATCGCGGCACAGAGAATCAAACGCGAATTTAAAGAGGTTATAAAGAGCGAGGAG GTTGCTAAATGTGCGATAAATGTTGAGCTTGTAAACGATAGTTTAACTGAATTAAAAGGTGAAATTGCTGGTCCACCAGATACACCATACGAGGGAGGTAATTTTGTACTCGAGATTAAAGTTCCCGAGACATATCCCTTCAATCCTCCTAAA GTAcgatttataacaaaaatatggcACCCTAATATATCTTCGGTAACGGGTGCTATTTGTTTGGATATATTAAAAGATCAGTG GGCTGCTGCTATGACCTTGCGTACagtattgctatcattacaaGCATTATTGTCTGCAGCAGAACCAGATGATCCACAGGATGCAGTAGTGGCTAAACAATATAAAGAACACCCAGAAATGTTTCGTCAAACTGCTAAACATTGGACATTTGTGTATGCAGGTG GGCCAGCTAAGATGCCTGACTTAGATGACAAAATAAGACGATTAACAGATATGGGAATCGAGGAACACAATGCAAGGGTTGCTTTATCTTCCTATAATTGGGATTTGGAACGTGCCACCGAGCAGCTCTTCAGTTAG
- the LOC128872108 gene encoding UPF0046 protein T07D4.2 isoform X3 — MGFRGLAPGRESNNEYCSAPRSMKIEIHPLTDNPTAAWRELSQQQKVININAKLPTTEAPNDKLRVVCMSDTHSLTPFIKFDIPMGDVFVHAGDFTKCGSLQEVIEFNNWIGNLPHKYKIVIAGNHELSFDSTFTHPFSMQTSGDRQKHTGTSILDTIPTLGMSKDTLAEAIQTTNVKDYLTNCTYLEDSGITIHGIKIYGTPWQPEFCKWAFNVPRGEPCLLKWEMIPSDTDILITHTPPVGHGDLCCSGVRAGCVELLSTVQNRVQPKYHVFGHIHEEVVTLSVYTKQFQSC; from the exons atggggTTCCGGGGGCTAGCCCCTGGTCGTGAGAGCAACAACgagtactgcagcgcaccacGCAG CATGAAGATAGAGATACATCCACTGACAGACAATCCTACAGCAGCTTGGCGTGAATTGTCACAACAGCAGAAAGTCATTAACATAAATGCTAAACTTCCAACAACCGAAGCTCCAAATGATAAG CTTCGTGTCGTTTGTATGAGTGATACTCATTCTTTAACACCATTCATTAAGTTTGATATACCGATGGGAGATGTCTTTGTTCATGCTGGAGATTTTACAAAATGTGGTAGTTTACAGGAAGTTATAGAGTTTAATAATTGGATTG gtAATTTGccacataaatataaaattgttattgcTGGTAATCATGAACTTAGTTTCGATTCAACATTTACTCATCCCTTTTCCATGCAAACCAGTGGCGATCGTCAAAAGCACACAGGGACCAGTATTTTGGACACAATACCTACATTAGGAATGTCCAAAGATACGTTGGCAGAAGCTATACAAACCACTAATGTTAAAGATTATTTGACAAATTGTACTTATTTAGAGGATTCTGGAATTACAATACATGGAATAAAAATCTATGGTACTCCAtg gCAACcagaattttgtaaatggGCGTTTAATGTACCTCGTGGAGAACCGTGCCTTTTAAAGTGGGAGATGATACCATCGGATACCGATATTCTTATTACGCACACACCTCCTGTAGGTCACGGAGATTTGTGCTGTAGCGGTGTACGAGCTGGATGTGTAGAATTATTGTCCACGGTACAGAACCGAGTTCAACCAAAATATCATGTTTTTGGTCATATACACGAAG AAGTAGTCACTTTATCTGTATACACAAAGCAGTTTCAATCATGTTAA
- the LOC128872108 gene encoding metallophosphoesterase domain-containing protein 1 isoform X2 yields the protein MKIEIHPLTDNPTAAWRELSQQQKVININAKLPTTEAPNDKLRVVCMSDTHSLTPFIKFDIPMGDVFVHAGDFTKCGSLQEVIEFNNWIGNLPHKYKIVIAGNHELSFDSTFTHPFSMQTSGDRQKHTGTSILDTIPTLGMSKDTLAEAIQTTNVKDYLTNCTYLEDSGITIHGIKIYGTPWQPEFCKWAFNVPRGEPCLLKWEMIPSDTDILITHTPPVGHGDLCCSGVRAGCVELLSTVQNRVQPKYHVFGHIHEGYGISSDGKIIYINASTCDLNYLPSNPPVVFDVTLPPGHCKS from the exons ATGAAGATAGAGATACATCCACTGACAGACAATCCTACAGCAGCTTGGCGTGAATTGTCACAACAGCAGAAAGTCATTAACATAAATGCTAAACTTCCAACAACCGAAGCTCCAAATGATAAG CTTCGTGTCGTTTGTATGAGTGATACTCATTCTTTAACACCATTCATTAAGTTTGATATACCGATGGGAGATGTCTTTGTTCATGCTGGAGATTTTACAAAATGTGGTAGTTTACAGGAAGTTATAGAGTTTAATAATTGGATTG gtAATTTGccacataaatataaaattgttattgcTGGTAATCATGAACTTAGTTTCGATTCAACATTTACTCATCCCTTTTCCATGCAAACCAGTGGCGATCGTCAAAAGCACACAGGGACCAGTATTTTGGACACAATACCTACATTAGGAATGTCCAAAGATACGTTGGCAGAAGCTATACAAACCACTAATGTTAAAGATTATTTGACAAATTGTACTTATTTAGAGGATTCTGGAATTACAATACATGGAATAAAAATCTATGGTACTCCAtg gCAACcagaattttgtaaatggGCGTTTAATGTACCTCGTGGAGAACCGTGCCTTTTAAAGTGGGAGATGATACCATCGGATACCGATATTCTTATTACGCACACACCTCCTGTAGGTCACGGAGATTTGTGCTGTAGCGGTGTACGAGCTGGATGTGTAGAATTATTGTCCACGGTACAGAACCGAGTTCAACCAAAATATCATGTTTTTGGTCATATACACGAAG GATATGGTATCTCGTCCGACGgaaagataatatatataaatgcatcaaCATGTGATCTAAATTATTTGCCAAGTAATCCACCTGTAGTTTTTGATGTAACACTGCCACCTGGTCATTGTAAATCATAA
- the LOC128872103 gene encoding E3 ubiquitin-protein ligase RFWD3-like has product MEVMDYSGDAPEIEGADEDHSEESDNNDNDGNAVEIATPIETPIEIPVEDTKNDDDDESKAKKAKETTTDESEVDSDQSCPICMDLWTSSGEHRLCCLRCGHLFGHSCLLRWLHSCASANRRCPQCNRKATVKDIRMLYAKKLTSIDTSELDKLKEQVNKVTTEKNRIEMELSKYALRQKLFEQQVASMQNRITELESQQLEISIHSNQNISKHMVKKFHLDRSIEICKDGGCRVLDYNPWYGFLVVSQKSTNALFSGYGIKKIDSEKFQPRQFIFLHSQAIRDIMFNATQQSLLLSVGFDKCAKLMDIQNHIIVHTYQTDYPLWSCCWSGDNPNIFFTGAQNGSITQFDIRQTSGAIETLDSPGDRSPVVSLATVPSNPNSGISRGGFIACRLNTCYAYEQKESKYVPKQIFLEGPFVSVCYDEKNNHALISSRPNARQPHARHIVCTIEKGNDETAICNVVHAFHAGNSQQLLSRPCYINVENDTLVAAHQESTSSISLWSISTGKQINSLPVSDPVVDMCAVDVNSNLFLATLSAKKVRIYSHG; this is encoded by the exons ATGGAGGTTATGGACTACA GTGGTGACGCACCAGAAATTGAAGGTGCCGATGAAGATCATTCTGAAGAATCAGATAATAATGACAATGATGGCAATGCTGTAGAGATTGCAACTCCGATAGAAACCCCGATAGAAATTCCAGTAGAAGATACAA aaaatgatgatgatgatgaatCAAAGGCAAAGAAAGCTAAAGAAACAACTACAGATGAGTCTGAAGTTGATTCTGATCAATCTTGTCCCATATGTATGGATCTATGGACTAGCTCAGGAGAACATCGTTTGTGTTGTTTGCGTTGTGGGCACTTATTTGGACATAGTTGTCTTTTGAGATGGTTACATTCTTGTGCTAGTGCAAATCGCCGTTGTCCCCAGTGTAATAGGAAAGCTACTGTAAAAGATATTAGAATGTTGTATGCCAAGAAATTAACATCTATAGATACCTCAGaattagataaattaaaagaacaagTAAATAAAGTAACGACTGAAAAAAATCGTATAGAAATGGAATTGTCAAAGTATGCTCTAagacaaaaattgtttgaacaaCAAGTAGCTAGTATGCAGAATCGTATAACTGAACTAGAAAGTCAACAATTGGAAATAAGCATTCAttctaatcaaaatatttctaaacatatggttaaaaaatttcatttagatcGATCTATAGAGATATGTAAAGATGGTGGTTGCCGTGTATTAGATTATAATCCTTGGTATGGATTCCTAGTTGTATCTCAGAAATCGACGAACGCGTTATTCTCCGGTTAtggcattaaaaaaattgattcagaAAAGTTTCAACCacgtcaatttatttttttacattctcaAGCTATAAGAGATATCATGTTTAACGCGACCCAGCAGTCATTATTACTTAGCGTTGGTTTTGATAAATGTGCAAAATTAATGGACATTCAGAATCACATTATCGTGCACACTTATCAAACGGATTATCCATTGTGGAGTTGCTGCTGGTCAGGTGACAatccaaatatatttttcacggGTGCACAGAATGGATCTATAACACAGTTCGATATCAGGCAAACCTCTGGTGCTATTGAAACCCTGGATAGTCCGGGCGATAGATCGCCGGTGGTTTCTTTAGCAACAGTACCTTCTAATCCTAATAGTGGTATTAGTAGAGGTGGATTTATTGCATGCCGCTTAAATACATGTTATGCTTATGaacaaaaagaatcgaaataTGTACCGAAACAAATATTCCTCGAGGGTCCGTTTGTATCAGTATGTTACGATGAAAAAAACAATCATGCGTTAATATCTTCCCGTCCAAATGCCAGGCAACCTCATGCTAGGCACATAGTATGTACGATAGAAAAAGGTAACGATGAAACAGCTATTTGTAATGTTGTACACGCATTTCATGCTGGTAATTCTCAGCAGTTATTGTCTCGACCATgttatataaatgttgaaaatgaTACATTAGTCGCTGCGCATCAAGAATCCACCAGTAGCATATCGCTATGGAGTATATCGACgggaaaacaaataaatagtcTTCCTGTATCTGACCCTGTTGTGGATATGTGTGCAGTCGATgttaatagtaatttatttttagcaacGCTTTCCGCAAAAAAGGTTAGAATTTATAGTCatggataa
- the LOC128872105 gene encoding ribose-phosphate pyrophosphokinase 1 isoform X2, which yields MDLLDQHETNQACQCSQNLKDHVMPVSQPVRAKSLLRANLENSRGRLLQSRMPNIKVFSGTSHPDLAQRIVDRLGIDIGKVVTKKFSNLETCVEIGESVRGEDVYIVQSGSGEVNDNLMELLIMINACKIASASRVTAVIPCFPYARQDKKDKGGDGGDNSNSKKEQIVIKTNEWKFRSRAPISAKLVANMLSVAGADHIITMDLHASQIQGFFDIPVDNLFAEPAVLKWIKENIVEWRNSIIVSPDAGGAKRVTSIADRLNVEFALIHKERKKANEVASMVLVGDVKDRVAILVDDMADTCGTICHAAEKLLEAGATKVYAILTHGIFSGPAISRINNACFEAVVVTNTIPQDGHMKDCPKIQCIDVSMMFAEAVRRTHNGESVSYLFSNVPY from the exons ATGGATCTTCTAGACCAGCACGAGACCAATCAAGCGTGCCAGTGCTCTCAGAATTTGAAGGACCATG TGATGCCTGTGTCCCAGCCAGTGCGTGCTAAGAGTTTGTTACGCgcaaatttagaaaattctcgCGGACGACTTTTGCAGAGCAGGATGCCAAACATCAAAGTGTTCAGCGGCACATCGCATCCAGATTTGGCACAACGTATCGTCGACAGGCTCGGTATCGACATCGGGAAGGTTGTCACCAAGAAATTCAGCAACCTCGAAACATG TGTCGAGATAGGAGAATCTGTTCGAGGAGAAGATGTATACATTGTACAAAGTGGAAGTGGAGAAGTAAATGACAATTTAATGGAATTGTTGATCATGATCAATGCATGTAAAATTGCATCTGCATCTCGAGTCACTGCTGTAATTCCTTGTTTCCCGTATGCTAGACAAGATAAGAAGGATAAG GGTGGTGATGGAGGTGACAACTCAAATTCTAAGAAAGAACAAATTGTCATCAAGACAAACGAATGGAAATTCAGG agtCGTGCACCAATTTCGGCAAAATTAGTAGCAAACATGCTATCGGTAGCAGGAGCTGATCACATCATTACAATGGATTTGCATGCTAGTCAAATTCAAGGCTTTTTCGACATTCCAGTTGACAACCTATTTGCTGAACCTGCTGTCCTAAAATGGATTaaggaaaatattgttgaatGGCGAAACAGTATTATTGTTTCTCCAGATGCTGGGGGTGCTAAAAG AGTCACATCTATTGCTGATCGATTAAACGTTGAATTTGCACTTATAcataaagagagaaaaaaagcaaACGAGGTTGCTAGTATGGTGCTAGTTGGAGATGTAAAAGACAGAGTCGCCATTTTAGTAGATGATATGGCTGATACTTGTGGTACTATTTGTCATGCAGCAGAAAAACTCCTAGAAGCTGGAGCAACAAAAGTCTATGCGATATTAACACACGGTATCTTTAGCGGGCCAGCAATTAGTAGAATTAATAATGCTTGCTTTGAAGCTGTTGTAGTAACAAACACCATTCCTCAAGATGGCCACATGAAGGATTGCCCAAAGATACag TGTATTGATGTATCAATGATGTTTGCTGAAGCTGTAAGGCGGACTCACAATGGTGAATCTGTATCGTACCTGTTTTCAAATGTACCGTATTAG